The Calditrichota bacterium genome contains the following window.
GTTGTTGTTTAGTGTTTTGTTGTTATTTTTCTACAAAAGTTAAACGCCTTCGGCGTCCTTGCGGATAATGGAAATTTGAACTAAAATCCGCTGTAGGCGGATAAACATTTGTAGTAAACAACAGTTGCAACAAAAATGAGGAACTCTGAAGGAGTTCAACAAAAAATATAAAAACAGTTATCGAACGACGATTTTATTTATGGGATAACAATATTCACCCCTTTTCAGAGTTGCATTATAACACATCTGAGATAACAGTCATTTCTGATAATTTGTGACGTTTCAAAATTAAAATGATATAAATCCCAAAAAGGAATGATTTTTGTTGTTAATCGCTTCGATCGGGGTTTTTGGGCAACTATTCTGCTATTTTCAATATTAACAAATAAATAAAATGAGCGTCATTGTGGCCCGCTGTGTGAAAATAAAACAGGCGGCTAAAATTGAAACAATTAAATCAACCGATTCATTAAACTGAAAAATTAATAAATGGCAAACATCTTAATCGAGCGAAATTTTCGCTAAATTGGAGGAACAGTATGAGTAACGATTTTGTGACCGTAGTTTCCGGCTTGCCCCGCTCGGGGACGTCAATGATGATGCGTATTTTGGACTCCGGCGGCATGGAAATTGTCGTCGATGGCATCCGCACTGCAGATGATGACAATCCGAAAGGATATTATGAGCTCGAGCAGGTAAAAAAATTAAAAGAAGACAAGAACTGGGTCAAAGATACCGTGGGAAAGGGTGTGAAAGTAATTTCGGCGCTGCTGACCGAGTTGCCGCCGGAATACAACTACAAAGTGATTTTCATGCGTCGGCGCATGGAAGAAATTCTCGCCAGCCAGAAAAAAATGCTGATTCGCCGCGGCGAGCCCACGGACACGGTGCCTGACGAAATCATGGCGCGGGAATTTGAGAAACATCTGGAAAAAATTGAGAAATGGCTCGCGGAACAATCCAACATGGATGTGCTTTACGTGACTTACCACGAGGCTGTCGCTGATCCGGAAGGAAATATTAAGAAAGTGAACGCATTTCTGGGGAATCGTCTCGATGAAGAAAAGATGATGGCGGCGATTGATAAAAATTTGTACCGCAATAGAGCTGCGAAGTAGCTTTGAGCAACAACGCGCTTCATCGGCGAAAAAGGTGGAGCGCGTTGTTTACAATTTTGCCCCGCAATATTTGCAGAAAACCGCATCCGAATCATGACCTTCGCGACTGCACTGAGGACACACCTGCGTGGAAACCGAAGATTTTTGAACGCGTGAAATTTCCACAGTCACTACGCCGGTGGGCACAGCAATGATGCTGTAGCCTAAAATCATAATAATTGCCGCCAAAGTCTGGCCCAGACCGGTCTGCGGAGAAATGTCGCCGTAGCCGACAGTAGTCAGCGTCACGATTGCCCAGTAGATGCTGCGCGGGATGCTGGTAAAACCGTTTTTTTCGCCTTCGATGATATACATGAACGACCCCAAAATGACAACAAGACTGAAAACTCCAAATAAAAAAACGACAATCTTGCGCCGGCTGGCGCGCAGCGCCTGAAACAGTGCATTGGCCTCGTGCAGGTATTGCACTAATTTGAGAATTCTGAAAATTCGCAGGATGCGCAGAATGCGAATCACAGCCAGGAAACGGCTTGCCGGGAAAAAGACGGAAATGTAAGTAGGCAGAATGGCTAACAAATCGATGATGCCGTAAAAGCTCGTCGCGTATTTCAACGCCTTGCCCACGGAGATGAGCCGAAGAATGTACTCAATAGTGAATAAAATCGTGAACAGCCATTCCAAATCGACAAGCAATTCGCCATGTTGCTGTTTCAAACTGCTCACGCTGTCCAGCATGACGACAAGCACGCTGAGCAAAATGCTGGCGATGAGCAAAATGTCAAACCACCGCCCGGCTGGCGTGTCCGCTTCAAAAATAATTTCGTGCACTCGATTCCGCCAATGCTGTACAAAGGGCTGGCTGATCTTTTTTATTTCATTTTCAGGCATGGCTTCACTTTTTATTCAGTAAATTGGAAAAGTCAGCATTGCAAAATGATGTTGTCAAAAATTATTCCACACAAAAAAGAAAATGATGAGGAAGAAAAAGGTCACGGAGTAAAACAGCCCGCGTCTTTTTTTGGCAAAAAAAGTACCTTTTTCCGCATCGAGAAAATACTTGCCG
Protein-coding sequences here:
- a CDS encoding sulfotransferase — encoded protein: MSNDFVTVVSGLPRSGTSMMMRILDSGGMEIVVDGIRTADDDNPKGYYELEQVKKLKEDKNWVKDTVGKGVKVISALLTELPPEYNYKVIFMRRRMEEILASQKKMLIRRGEPTDTVPDEIMAREFEKHLEKIEKWLAEQSNMDVLYVTYHEAVADPEGNIKKVNAFLGNRLDEEKMMAAIDKNLYRNRAAK
- a CDS encoding ion transporter; this translates as MPENEIKKISQPFVQHWRNRVHEIIFEADTPAGRWFDILLIASILLSVLVVMLDSVSSLKQQHGELLVDLEWLFTILFTIEYILRLISVGKALKYATSFYGIIDLLAILPTYISVFFPASRFLAVIRILRILRIFRILKLVQYLHEANALFQALRASRRKIVVFLFGVFSLVVILGSFMYIIEGEKNGFTSIPRSIYWAIVTLTTVGYGDISPQTGLGQTLAAIIMILGYSIIAVPTGVVTVEISRVQKSSVSTQVCPQCSREGHDSDAVFCKYCGAKL